In the genome of Maribacter forsetii DSM 18668, the window TAATCATTGAAATCAACATAAAACTTTGGAAGATTGATAATTCCGAATTTCTCTTCACCCTTAATAATATTGGCAGATTTAGCGTAAGACTCTTCTAATTCAACAACATCTCTTGTTAAAGAAACAACATCTAAAGATCCATCTACTTTTCTAACAGTCAAATCTACAATAGTACCTTGGGCACCTTTTATCAATTTAATGGCATCGTCTAAACGCATACCTACAATATTGATCGGCTCTTCTCCATTCTGACCAACTTTAATGATTTCATCACCAACTTCTAATCTTTGATCTCTCCATACTGGTCCTCCAGAAATAATCTCTACAATTTTTGCCCCTTCAGATTTTTTCTGAAGTCTTGCTCCAATTCCTTCGAATTTACCTGACATACTGGTATCAAACTTTTCTTTTTCTTCTGGAGCAAAATAGAAAGTATGTGGGTCAAACTCATCTACAATCGTATTAATATATTGTACAAACCAATCTTTACGTTCTAAATCTTGAACAAAATCAAAGAATTCATCTAATGTTTTTTCAGTTGATTCTCTAGACTCTAATTCTGCCTCTTCAGGTGTATGTGCGCCATGGTCATCGTCATCATTTAATTTAACATTATCCAACACCTCTACCGTTTCGCCATTTTCATGCTTTTTAGTTGAAACAACTTCTTTCTCCATTTGAGAAATCTTAGAATCATAGTTACCTAAAGTTGCATATTTCAACTGCTTTCTCCAACGTTCTTTTAATTCTTTACGATTTGCAGCAAAAGGTTCTTCGTCATATTTAATGCTGATGCTTTCATTCTCTGAATAATCAAACGGAGTTTCAAGCACTTCTTTGTAAATACCTTTGGCATCTTCCATACGCTCCATCAATCTTTCATATACCACATTAAAGAAAGTGATATCCGTATTTTTGATTTCATCATCTATCTGATACTTATACTTCTCAAATTCAGCAATATCAGATGCTATAAAATATCTTTTGGTAGGATCAATAACGTCAATAAAATCTTCAAACACATGTACCGAAAAATCATCGTTAAGCGCTTTAGGCTCATAATGTCCTTTTTCTAACACATAGGTTATTAAATCTAACAACAATTTATCCTTGTCATCATTTTCAAAAGTCTTATTTGTAAAACTGCACGATGCTACGGCCGCGAGCATCAATAACAGTACGTAGGCTAAATTTCTTTTCATAAAATTATCTTTTACTTTCCTTTTCAATATCTCCGAATTTGAGGGTTAAAAGCAGCAACAAAAGCTACTTAAACCCCTAAGGTAAAGAAAAAACCATGCCAATTAAATCTGCTTAGGACTAATTTTTTGTTAAACGGCATTTCGGACTTATCATATTTAAAAACGTATTTTTACTACAGAAAGTATACGCTATGGAAAAACCATTGATTTTAGTTACAAATGATGACGGCATTACAGCACCTGGTTTGCGCATGCTCGTCTCTATTATGAAAAAAATTGGCGATGTAGTAGTGGTTGCGCCAGATAGTCCGCAATCTGGTATGGGACATGCTATTACATTGGACACCGCTCTTTTTTCAAAAAAGATGAAAATTGATCTCGACAATAAAAATATAGATGAATATAGCTGTAGCGGCACTCCTGCGGACTGTGTAAAACTGGCGCTTCAAGAAATACTGCCCAAAAGACCTGATATCTGTGTTAGCGGTATCAACCATGGTTCTAACTCATCTATCAACGTAATTTACTCAGGCACCATGAGCGCTGCTGTTGAAGCCGGTATAGAAGGCGTTCCCGCCATTGGATTTTCTTTATGTGACTATAGTTGGAATGCTGATTTTTCTCAAGCTCA includes:
- a CDS encoding carboxy terminal-processing peptidase, translating into MKRNLAYVLLLMLAAVASCSFTNKTFENDDKDKLLLDLITYVLEKGHYEPKALNDDFSVHVFEDFIDVIDPTKRYFIASDIAEFEKYKYQIDDEIKNTDITFFNVVYERLMERMEDAKGIYKEVLETPFDYSENESISIKYDEEPFAANRKELKERWRKQLKYATLGNYDSKISQMEKEVVSTKKHENGETVEVLDNVKLNDDDDHGAHTPEEAELESRESTEKTLDEFFDFVQDLERKDWFVQYINTIVDEFDPHTFYFAPEEKEKFDTSMSGKFEGIGARLQKKSEGAKIVEIISGGPVWRDQRLEVGDEIIKVGQNGEEPINIVGMRLDDAIKLIKGAQGTIVDLTVRKVDGSLDVVSLTRDVVELEESYAKSANIIKGEEKFGIINLPKFYVDFNDYSERNAATDVAKEVERLKEEGMEGLILDLRDNGGGSLKTVVEMAGLFIEDGPIVQVQSKDKGKDVYDDKDERIQWDGPLVILVNELSASASEILAAAMQDYKRAIVIGSKQTFGKGTVQNVIPLNNMLRSNEHGDLGAIKITTQKFYRINGGSTQLEGVKSDIVVPDRYSYIDLGERDQSNPLGWDKITPADYKPWEGYINYEKTIADSEKRMAASQQIKLIEENAKWLKAEQDETEISLNFDTYKEEKNKDKEQSNYFKTLTDYDSKLTFKSLGYEEQLFTKDSVLREKRNRWHKNLAKDVYVEEAVNVLEDLKMNNIKHGKLASVKN
- the surE gene encoding 5'/3'-nucleotidase SurE encodes the protein MEKPLILVTNDDGITAPGLRMLVSIMKKIGDVVVVAPDSPQSGMGHAITLDTALFSKKMKIDLDNKNIDEYSCSGTPADCVKLALQEILPKRPDICVSGINHGSNSSINVIYSGTMSAAVEAGIEGVPAIGFSLCDYSWNADFSQAQDFIHEIVTTALENGIPKGTVLNVNIPKLKKEELIGIKICRQAKANWKEKFDKRTNPMGKDYYWLTGEFELLDKGEDTDEWALANGYISVVPTQFDLTAHHVIQELNTWEL